From Lycium ferocissimum isolate CSIRO_LF1 chromosome 12, AGI_CSIRO_Lferr_CH_V1, whole genome shotgun sequence, one genomic window encodes:
- the LOC132040161 gene encoding protein GLUTAMINE DUMPER 5-like, producing MRTVSTFTASPSISPPAIIQRSPWHSPAPYLFAGVAAMLVLITFALVILACSYWKRSGYPRENSDTESGAGEKLKVVPIFEEKIVVIMAGDLNPTFIATPISSRGNSFGADKCEKKMEKESEKLTDEKVKEEVITMEVRDQVNEESQDSH from the coding sequence atgagaACAGTGAGTACCTTTACTGCTTCTCCATCAATTTCACCGCCGGCGATCATTCAAAGATCGCCATGGCATTCTCCGGCGCCATATCTATTCGCCGGAGTAGCAGCCATGCTAGTTTTAATAACTTTTGCTCTTGTAATTTTGGCTTGTTCTTACTGGAAACGCTCTGGTTATCCAAGAGAAAATAGTGATACTGAATCCGGGGCAGGAGAGAAGTTGAAGGTTGTGCCGATATTTGAAGAGAAAATTGTAGTTATAATGGCTGGTGATTTGAATCCAACTTTTATAGCTACACCTATTTCAAGTAGAGGTAATTCTTTTGGTGCTGATAAATGTGAGaagaaaatggaaaaggaaAGTGAAAAATTAACTGATGAGAAGGTGAAAGAAGAAGTAATTACAATGGAAGTTAGGGATCAAGTTAATGAAGAATCTCAAGACAGCCATTGA
- the LOC132039821 gene encoding protein GLUTAMINE DUMPER 5-like: MRSVSTFIAPSTIEPPKPTIKTTLSTWHSPAPYLFAGLAAMLGLIAFALLILACSYWKSAGERSGEITRAGDDAGAGEKLKVSPIFEEKIVVIMAGDLNPSYLAMPITIGDENGSKVEKKLEMESEELGDEKLKEEVIMEVREQIDEELQDS, encoded by the coding sequence ATGAGAAGTGTGAGTACCTTCATTGCTCCATCAACAATAGAACCGCCAAAACCAACCATAAAAACCACATTATCCACGTGGCATTCACCGGCACCGTACTTATTTGCCGGTTTAGCAGCTATGTTAGGGTTAATAGCTTTTGCACTTTTAATCTTAGCTTGTTCTTACTGGAAAAGCGCCGGCGAACGCTCCGGCGAGATTACACGCGCCGGCGATGATGCCGGCGCCGGCGAGAAATTGAAGGTTTCGCCGATATTTGAAGAGAAAATTGTAGTGATAATGGCGGGTGATTTGAATCCGAGTTATTTGGCTATGCCTATTACGATTGGGGATGAAAATGGAAGTAAAGTTGAGAAGaaattggaaatggaaagtgaagAATTAGGTGATGAGAAGCTTAAAGAAGAAGTAATTATGGAAGTTAGAGAGCAAATTGATGAAGAATTACAAGATAGTTAA